One window of Thermocoleostomius sinensis A174 genomic DNA carries:
- a CDS encoding NAD(P)H-hydrate dehydratase, with translation MIHPDSKQFLGLNRSQSIQRFVVTAEQMSHIEGRVFAAGMPVAALMEKVAGLITAWVRSRFSVSQFPRVGVLVGPGHNGGDALVVARELHVSGYEVKLYQPFSQLKDLTASHAQYIASLGISVQDQIEALASCDLVIDGLFGFGLTRSLEGAIAAAVDQVNQWSQPVVSIDLPSGLHTDTGAVLGTAIQATHTLCLGLWKRAFLQEQALAYMGESHLIDFGLPLADITAVLGETPKLQRITPAMAIESLPLSRPATTHKYKQGHLLLVCGSRQYMGAAVLAGLSARASGVGMLSIAVPESMRLLLIAQLPDALVMGCSEDDTGAMAQLPEDLEMEKYNAIACGCGVTPAASPVVQQVLARDRPVVLDADGLNILANLATLPTLKARTAPTILTPHWGEFKRLFPELAEASDDRITAAQQAAQQSGAVVLLKGARTTIASPNGTAWLNPESTPALARGGTGDVLTGLMGGLLAQGVLRGTAIEQVVFSAAWWHAQAGIMAATERSELGVDASTLIHYLIPALQPYC, from the coding sequence ATGATACATCCCGATTCTAAACAGTTTTTAGGTTTGAACCGATCGCAATCCATTCAGCGGTTTGTGGTGACAGCAGAGCAAATGAGCCACATTGAGGGGCGCGTGTTTGCTGCGGGAATGCCTGTGGCGGCGTTGATGGAAAAAGTGGCGGGGTTGATTACCGCCTGGGTGCGATCGCGGTTTTCGGTATCCCAATTTCCTCGCGTGGGGGTGTTAGTGGGACCGGGGCACAATGGCGGCGATGCGCTGGTGGTGGCGCGGGAGTTACATGTCAGCGGCTATGAGGTGAAGCTATATCAACCGTTCAGCCAATTGAAAGATCTTACGGCTAGCCATGCTCAATACATCGCCAGTTTGGGCATTTCCGTACAGGATCAGATTGAGGCTCTGGCCTCGTGCGATCTAGTGATTGATGGGTTGTTTGGCTTTGGCCTCACCCGATCGCTAGAGGGAGCGATCGCGGCAGCGGTGGATCAAGTCAATCAATGGTCGCAGCCTGTGGTCAGTATTGATTTACCATCTGGTTTGCACACAGATACGGGGGCTGTGTTAGGAACAGCGATTCAGGCAACGCATACCTTGTGTTTAGGGCTGTGGAAACGCGCTTTTTTGCAAGAACAAGCCCTAGCCTATATGGGTGAGTCTCACTTGATCGATTTTGGGCTGCCGCTAGCTGATATTACAGCGGTGTTAGGCGAAACGCCCAAGCTGCAACGAATTACTCCAGCGATGGCGATCGAATCACTGCCTTTGTCCCGCCCAGCAACGACGCATAAGTACAAACAGGGACATTTGCTGTTAGTGTGCGGATCGCGGCAATACATGGGAGCGGCAGTGTTGGCAGGATTATCGGCTAGGGCAAGTGGCGTGGGGATGTTGTCGATCGCCGTACCGGAATCAATGCGGTTACTGCTGATTGCCCAGTTGCCGGATGCGCTGGTGATGGGTTGCTCTGAAGATGATACGGGTGCAATGGCTCAGTTGCCAGAGGACTTGGAGATGGAAAAATACAACGCGATCGCCTGCGGCTGTGGGGTAACGCCTGCGGCGAGTCCGGTGGTGCAGCAAGTCCTGGCTCGCGATCGTCCGGTCGTACTAGATGCCGATGGGCTGAATATTTTGGCCAACTTGGCAACTTTACCTACGCTCAAGGCTCGGACTGCCCCCACAATCCTGACGCCACACTGGGGCGAATTCAAGCGCCTATTTCCCGAGTTGGCAGAAGCCAGCGACGATCGGATTACCGCAGCCCAGCAAGCCGCCCAACAAAGCGGAGCGGTGGTACTCCTGAAAGGGGCCAGAACCACGATCGCCAGCCCCAACGGCACGGCTTGGCTCAATCCTGAAAGTACCCCTGCTTTGGCGCGAGGGGGTACAGGAGACGTGTTAACTGGGCTGATGGGCGGACTGTTAGCACAGGGGGTGTTACGGGGAACGGCAATTGAACAGGTAGTATTCAGTGCGGCCTGGTGGCACGCCCAAGCCGGGATCATGGCGGCAACAGAGCGATCGGAGTTAGGAGTCGATGCCTCGACACTGATTCACTACCTCATCCCAGCTTTACAGCCCTATTGCTAA
- a CDS encoding VOC family protein, giving the protein MNLDRLDHLVLTVRDLEATCDFYTTVLGMTIVTFGDNRKALQVGQQKINLHQAGQEFEPKAAAPTPGSADVCFMTSTPLEHVIIHLQTQGVAIEEGIVPRTGTLGAMRSIYIRDPDGNLIELSNSIDCCA; this is encoded by the coding sequence ATGAACCTCGATCGATTGGATCATTTAGTTTTAACGGTACGCGATCTGGAAGCAACGTGTGATTTTTACACGACCGTTTTAGGAATGACGATCGTGACCTTTGGGGATAACCGCAAAGCCCTACAAGTTGGACAACAAAAGATAAATCTACATCAGGCTGGACAAGAATTTGAACCGAAAGCTGCTGCGCCAACGCCCGGTTCTGCTGATGTGTGTTTCATGACCAGCACGCCATTGGAACACGTGATCATCCATCTGCAAACGCAGGGTGTCGCGATCGAGGAAGGAATCGTGCCACGCACGGGGACATTAGGAGCGATGCGATCGATCTACATCCGCGATCCCGATGGTAACTTGATTGAACTCTCGAACTCCATCGATTGCTGTGCATGA
- a CDS encoding homocysteine biosynthesis protein, with translation MRTIAEINEKIRRRQAVVWTVEELKARVQTIGVGQAAKEVDVVTTGTFEPMESSGAILNLGHTDPPINIRQCWLDGVPAYSGFGAVDLYLGATQMSDFGGMADGGDGGELRDRGGGHVIADLVAGKTVHLRAIGQVSDCYSRASFETTITRNTINQFYLFNPRNLYQNFIVGVNGGDRLLHTYLGPLQPHLGNAVYSNPGAISPLLNDPDLELIGIGTRIFLGGGVGYVAWEGTQHFPLQKRLPNRTPIGPAATLALIGDAKQMQARWVRGCFFKSYGPSLMLGVGIPLPVLHEEVVARCAVQDHELAAPIMDFSIPRRVRPTFGLVSYAQLKSGRITIEGKSVRVAPLASIYLSRQVALELKQWITSGKFTLTEAVAPISMERSFLAQEQWGTRISLE, from the coding sequence ATGCGTACCATTGCCGAAATCAATGAAAAGATTCGCCGTCGCCAAGCCGTTGTTTGGACGGTCGAAGAATTGAAAGCGCGGGTACAGACAATCGGAGTGGGGCAAGCGGCGAAGGAAGTCGATGTTGTGACAACGGGCACATTTGAGCCGATGGAATCGTCGGGCGCTATCCTCAATCTGGGTCACACCGATCCCCCCATCAACATTCGCCAATGCTGGTTAGATGGCGTACCAGCCTACTCCGGCTTTGGAGCCGTAGATCTCTACCTCGGTGCAACGCAAATGTCCGATTTTGGGGGCATGGCCGATGGCGGTGATGGTGGCGAGTTGCGCGACCGGGGAGGTGGACATGTGATTGCTGATCTAGTGGCTGGCAAAACGGTACATTTGCGGGCGATCGGACAGGTGAGTGATTGCTACTCGCGAGCTTCCTTCGAAACCACCATCACCCGCAACACTATTAATCAATTTTACTTATTTAACCCTAGAAATCTATATCAGAATTTTATTGTAGGGGTGAACGGAGGCGATCGACTGCTCCATACCTACTTGGGGCCGCTACAACCCCATCTAGGCAACGCCGTGTATTCCAATCCAGGGGCGATTTCCCCGTTGCTTAACGATCCTGATTTAGAGTTAATTGGCATTGGCACACGCATTTTTCTGGGCGGCGGTGTGGGCTATGTCGCCTGGGAAGGGACACAACATTTTCCGCTACAAAAACGATTGCCCAATCGCACCCCGATCGGCCCGGCTGCAACGCTAGCGTTAATCGGAGATGCCAAACAAATGCAGGCGCGCTGGGTGCGCGGTTGTTTTTTCAAAAGCTATGGCCCGTCATTGATGCTGGGGGTGGGAATTCCCTTACCTGTGTTGCATGAAGAGGTAGTAGCCCGCTGTGCGGTACAAGATCACGAGTTGGCCGCTCCAATTATGGATTTTTCAATTCCGCGACGAGTACGTCCTACCTTTGGATTGGTGAGCTATGCTCAACTTAAATCCGGTCGAATTACTATTGAAGGAAAATCAGTGCGTGTAGCGCCGCTTGCTAGTATTTATTTATCTCGACAGGTGGCGCTAGAGCTAAAACAATGGATTACGTCGGGCAAATTTACACTCACTGAAGCGGTAGCTCCGATTTCAATGGAACGATCGTTTCTGGCTCAGGAACAGTGGGGAACTCGTATTTCATTGGAATGA
- a CDS encoding tetratricopeptide repeat protein: MLKKQNRWIITTVMALVALAFAGLSIAPLLGAFQNTPQVAASPSSPQERLETEAKGYELVLQREPDNQAALRGLIEVRVQQGNIEAIVPVLEKLAEQNPDQADYQVLLAQTKQRTGDLEGAAQAYRTVLETRPGDINALKGLSDLLIQQERPQAAIGLLEETLNTADAVNQAQPGTIDPTSVRVLLGEVYFKQQRYEDAIATYDQAAQINPEDFRPILGKALVLQAQGKTEEAAPLFASAESLAPAQFKDQVKQLAAAPSPSPVPTTEVTPEEPAVESGE; this comes from the coding sequence GTGCTTAAAAAGCAAAATCGCTGGATTATTACAACCGTGATGGCATTAGTGGCGCTAGCGTTTGCCGGACTGTCCATTGCCCCCTTGTTAGGAGCGTTTCAAAATACTCCCCAGGTTGCGGCTAGTCCTAGTTCCCCACAAGAGCGATTAGAAACCGAGGCTAAGGGCTATGAGTTAGTGCTTCAGCGCGAACCAGACAACCAAGCGGCACTGCGAGGTTTGATTGAAGTACGGGTTCAACAGGGAAATATTGAAGCGATCGTGCCCGTTCTGGAAAAATTGGCAGAACAAAACCCAGACCAAGCCGACTATCAGGTGTTGTTGGCACAAACCAAGCAGCGCACAGGAGATTTAGAAGGTGCGGCCCAAGCCTATCGCACGGTGTTAGAAACTCGTCCAGGCGATATCAATGCGCTCAAAGGGTTGTCAGATCTGTTGATTCAGCAGGAACGCCCGCAGGCGGCGATCGGGCTATTGGAAGAGACGTTAAACACAGCCGATGCGGTTAACCAAGCTCAGCCTGGCACGATTGATCCAACTTCAGTTCGGGTGTTGTTAGGAGAAGTATACTTCAAACAACAACGGTATGAGGACGCGATCGCCACGTATGACCAGGCTGCTCAAATCAATCCTGAAGATTTTCGCCCAATTTTAGGAAAAGCCCTCGTTCTGCAAGCCCAAGGCAAAACCGAGGAAGCAGCCCCCCTCTTTGCTTCGGCTGAATCGCTGGCTCCGGCTCAATTTAAAGATCAGGTGAAACAACTGGCTGCTGCCCCCAGTCCGTCCCCGGTTCCAACGACAGAGGTGACTCCTGAAGAGCCAGCAGTTGAGAGTGGGGAGTAG
- a CDS encoding ABC transporter substrate-binding protein, whose protein sequence is MINRKTLTSENLNRKTCRLHKQLLSLVIGCFAIAPLAACQSLGSTPPVTPDDPLVEEPEGLKVGAILPYTGELASVGQPMIETLPLLIDQVNACGGVNDHSVSLVVEDDQSRSEVAASAMTKLISVEKVNVVAIGFVDSDARQALDIAVQNKIPIVSPATTSPVFSERAANGEFEGYWARTVPSDMYQARALAKLAIKRRYRRVSIVVANTDDGISFEQAFIEAFEALGGTVLNKDYPTRYPPEASSLTFEAFEAFSPYAGEPDAVVAALDDQGGALLLTAAYEAGLSQGTPVLIAGNIQPQSLLEEINKFYDGKEVLKGAFGAVPRASGPALDNFIELWKERLGETPGAYVAHTWDAVALLMLAAQAASSNDGALIKEQLAMVANPPGVEVTNICTGLKLLKSGQDIDYQGAGSNLNLDEHGDVVGNYDVWTVNDEGEIKVLEQITLD, encoded by the coding sequence ATGATAAATCGCAAAACATTAACGAGTGAAAACCTCAATCGCAAAACATGTCGATTGCACAAACAACTGTTGTCCTTGGTGATCGGCTGCTTCGCAATTGCCCCATTAGCTGCGTGTCAATCCTTAGGCAGCACTCCGCCAGTCACACCGGATGATCCGCTGGTAGAAGAGCCAGAAGGACTCAAAGTTGGGGCCATCCTGCCATATACAGGCGAATTGGCTAGCGTTGGACAACCTATGATTGAAACCTTGCCGCTGCTTATTGACCAAGTGAATGCTTGTGGGGGTGTCAACGATCACAGCGTGAGTTTAGTTGTAGAGGATGATCAGTCACGGTCAGAGGTAGCTGCATCGGCTATGACAAAGCTCATTTCGGTTGAGAAAGTTAACGTTGTCGCGATCGGCTTTGTCGATAGTGACGCCCGCCAAGCGCTGGATATTGCAGTGCAAAACAAAATTCCGATCGTATCGCCTGCTACCACCAGCCCAGTTTTCTCTGAACGAGCCGCAAACGGAGAATTTGAAGGATATTGGGCCCGCACGGTTCCCTCGGATATGTATCAAGCTCGTGCTCTTGCTAAGCTAGCTATCAAACGCCGCTATCGCAGGGTGTCGATCGTCGTGGCCAACACAGATGACGGGATCAGTTTTGAACAAGCTTTTATTGAAGCCTTTGAAGCCTTAGGTGGAACTGTCCTCAACAAAGATTACCCCACTCGCTATCCTCCCGAAGCCAGCAGTTTAACCTTTGAAGCTTTTGAAGCCTTTTCACCCTATGCTGGAGAACCCGACGCAGTTGTAGCCGCCTTAGATGATCAAGGGGGAGCGCTATTGCTGACAGCGGCTTACGAAGCTGGACTATCTCAAGGAACACCCGTTTTAATTGCGGGCAACATCCAACCCCAGTCACTACTCGAAGAAATCAACAAATTCTACGATGGCAAAGAGGTTCTGAAAGGAGCCTTTGGAGCCGTTCCCCGGGCATCGGGTCCTGCCTTGGATAACTTTATAGAGTTGTGGAAAGAGCGTTTAGGGGAAACACCGGGAGCCTATGTAGCCCATACGTGGGATGCAGTGGCCCTACTAATGCTAGCGGCTCAGGCGGCTAGCTCCAATGACGGAGCTTTAATCAAGGAGCAACTGGCGATGGTCGCCAATCCACCTGGAGTTGAAGTCACCAACATCTGTACAGGTCTCAAGCTATTGAAATCAGGACAAGACATTGACTATCAAGGGGCTGGCAGCAACTTGAATTTAGACGAACACGGCGACGTGGTTGGCAACTACGACGTTTGGACAGTCAACGACGAAGGAGAAATCAAAGTGCTAGAGCAAATCACCCTCGATTGA
- the ftsE gene encoding cell division ATP-binding protein FtsE, which produces MPSASTQSRSALGSTPTAASTGVPFPRSEPGETKFTNADSVGMSQVIVSFNQVSKVYRNGCQALEAINLQIRRGDFLFITGASGSGKSTLLKLMYGEERPTQGEVMINDANLAGLRGDRLSKLRRQIGVVFQDYKLIPRRTVFENVAFVLWAQGFTRKEIHRRLLPTLKLVGLHTKADCFPEELSGGEQQRVSIARAIVSTPPLLLADEPTGNLDPDNSLQVLKILKKLNAIGITIVLTTHDEQLVRATRDPVMQLRNGHLFQAR; this is translated from the coding sequence ATGCCTTCAGCTTCAACGCAATCACGATCGGCATTAGGCAGCACCCCTACGGCTGCGTCCACAGGTGTGCCCTTTCCTCGCTCGGAACCCGGAGAAACCAAGTTTACTAACGCTGACTCTGTCGGTATGAGCCAGGTGATTGTTAGCTTTAACCAGGTTAGCAAGGTTTATCGCAATGGTTGTCAAGCCCTGGAGGCGATTAACCTCCAAATTCGTCGGGGAGACTTTTTATTTATTACAGGTGCATCGGGGTCGGGCAAGTCAACGCTATTAAAGCTGATGTATGGTGAAGAACGTCCAACACAGGGCGAGGTGATGATCAATGATGCCAACCTAGCGGGACTGCGTGGCGATCGGCTGTCAAAGCTCCGGCGTCAGATTGGCGTTGTTTTTCAAGACTATAAGCTCATTCCCCGGCGCACGGTCTTTGAAAACGTGGCGTTTGTGTTGTGGGCCCAGGGTTTTACCCGCAAGGAAATCCATCGGCGCTTGTTGCCAACCCTAAAACTCGTGGGATTGCACACCAAAGCCGATTGCTTTCCAGAGGAATTATCTGGGGGTGAACAACAGCGCGTCAGCATTGCCCGAGCGATCGTTAGCACTCCTCCGCTACTGCTAGCCGATGAACCAACGGGCAATCTTGATCCAGATAATTCGCTTCAGGTGCTCAAAATCCTCAAAAAGCTGAATGCGATCGGTATCACAATTGTCCTCACTACCCACGATGAGCAGCTTGTTCGAGCCACTCGCGATCCGGTGATGCAGCTACGCAACGGGCATCTGTTTCAGGCTCGATGA
- the cobU gene encoding bifunctional adenosylcobinamide kinase/adenosylcobinamide-phosphate guanylyltransferase: MSQPPILVTGPARSGKSEWAEMLAVQSGQPVIYVATAHLDPNDPDWQARIAEHQRRRPASWQTIEAPIELAATIRRSPASACLLIDSLGTWLANFLDQDDTAWEHTAEDLLQCLATTDRLVILVSEEAGWGVVPAYPSGRQFRDRLGKLTRHIGGLADPVYLVTGGYALNLSQLGVPLVKCFSNNASTRDQFSIEL, translated from the coding sequence ATGAGTCAGCCTCCGATTTTGGTGACAGGCCCAGCCCGGTCGGGCAAAAGTGAATGGGCAGAGATGTTGGCCGTGCAGTCAGGTCAGCCTGTGATTTATGTCGCCACAGCCCACCTTGACCCGAATGACCCAGATTGGCAGGCCCGAATCGCTGAACATCAGCGCCGTCGTCCAGCTTCTTGGCAAACGATCGAAGCCCCTATCGAGCTAGCGGCTACTATTCGTAGGAGTCCAGCAAGTGCTTGCTTACTAATTGATTCACTAGGAACCTGGCTGGCAAACTTTCTTGACCAAGATGACACCGCTTGGGAACACACGGCTGAAGATTTATTGCAGTGTTTAGCGACAACCGATCGGTTGGTGATTCTGGTCAGCGAAGAAGCAGGTTGGGGCGTTGTACCGGCTTATCCAAGCGGGCGTCAGTTTCGCGATCGATTGGGGAAATTAACTCGACATATTGGAGGATTGGCTGATCCGGTTTACCTCGTCACAGGCGGATATGCCTTAAATCTCAGTCAATTAGGAGTCCCCTTGGTCAAGTGTTTCTCAAACAATGCTTCAACTCGTGATCAATTCTCTATAGAACTTTAA
- a CDS encoding helix-turn-helix domain-containing protein — protein sequence MNKLDSTQSEQLQAIGAYLGEIRQGQARTLEEIAARTYIPLRLLRAIEAGQSQILPEPVFVQGFIRRYADALGLDGWEIAQQFPVNNAATHLDAKPDYIDESLAHSTSEPIVVDAPLPKRFSMRRSRRSGLPIWGLGLGLALLAGGLYWLLSRSDAQPTVVADPSPAPADAEPPATATAPTPTTATVTPPSPSPSPNQPASASSPVASPSPTLQPSPAQSPAAPVTVDVNLTGDSWIQVIVDGQVALEETLPRGTRRRWNGREAVTIVAGNAGAVQVAFNNARAERMGELGAVEERTFTASAATNSPTSNSTTNSP from the coding sequence GTGAATAAACTGGACTCAACACAGTCAGAGCAATTGCAAGCCATCGGGGCTTACCTTGGTGAAATTCGCCAAGGCCAAGCGCGTACCTTGGAGGAAATTGCGGCAAGAACCTACATTCCGCTACGGTTGCTGCGAGCGATCGAGGCGGGGCAATCGCAAATATTACCAGAGCCAGTGTTTGTGCAAGGGTTCATTCGTCGCTATGCCGATGCTTTGGGGCTAGACGGTTGGGAGATTGCCCAGCAATTTCCCGTCAACAATGCAGCAACTCATCTCGATGCGAAACCTGATTACATTGATGAATCCCTCGCTCACTCCACCTCCGAACCGATTGTTGTAGATGCCCCACTGCCTAAACGATTTTCAATGCGGCGCTCTCGCCGATCGGGCTTGCCGATTTGGGGGCTTGGGCTAGGACTAGCATTGTTAGCAGGAGGACTGTATTGGTTACTCAGCCGCTCTGACGCGCAACCGACTGTCGTTGCCGATCCATCGCCTGCCCCAGCCGACGCAGAACCGCCTGCAACCGCGACCGCACCTACTCCCACTACCGCAACGGTAACACCCCCTTCGCCGTCTCCCTCACCTAACCAGCCAGCTAGCGCTTCGTCTCCCGTGGCGTCTCCTTCGCCCACGCTACAGCCCAGTCCGGCTCAATCGCCAGCCGCTCCTGTCACCGTAGACGTAAATCTAACGGGTGATTCTTGGATTCAAGTAATCGTCGATGGGCAGGTCGCTCTAGAGGAAACATTACCAAGAGGCACTCGACGTCGTTGGAACGGTCGGGAAGCTGTAACGATTGTGGCGGGCAATGCTGGAGCCGTTCAAGTCGCCTTTAACAACGCTAGAGCTGAACGGATGGGAGAACTCGGAGCCGTTGAAGAACGCACATTTACCGCTAGCGCCGCTACGAATTCACCCACTAGCAATTCCACGACCAATTCTCCTTAA
- the yidD gene encoding membrane protein insertion efficiency factor YidD: MKFLLIGLIRLYRVGISPLFPPTCRFQPTCSQYAIEAIDRFGPIQGGWLSVRRLLRCHPFHPGGYDPVPVPLENDRSKD, encoded by the coding sequence ATGAAATTTTTGCTGATTGGATTGATTCGACTGTATCGCGTGGGCATCTCGCCTCTATTTCCGCCTACCTGTCGGTTTCAACCGACTTGTTCGCAGTACGCTATAGAAGCCATCGATCGCTTTGGCCCAATTCAGGGAGGGTGGCTCAGCGTGCGCCGCCTGTTGCGCTGCCATCCATTTCATCCCGGCGGATATGATCCGGTGCCGGTGCCGCTTGAAAATGACCGCTCAAAGGATTAA
- a CDS encoding sensor histidine kinase: protein MVPIRNPYLNALIEIERRLLFCQSAHACYTAVIERVGVASGAAHACLVELNFAVTDASAAVFVPSLQTNAQPSIQSVQLVATWSDTKVSDTDITVAAIDGAMLLAEPELSHWFMRLQQGDVIQQTHIEGSATEQQVLDSYGIGAVLIVPLMVHQQVQGAIVLIHRHPHRWETSELDIWQGVALILAAKLEQLQSTSSMNGSVQALLPPFELESALSSPAQRWEKRLKLEALLRQITDRVRASLDEAQILQATAQELAIGLNTYSCQVGQLDWTQGTSTIAYEFTPAGKMPTVQGLVLEMSEHLDLYSELLRGHCLQFCWIVLPVHLRSLNQPVAVLCCPIMHNGTAIGEIWLYNQADTYFDPEVIWLIEQVAHQCAIAIPQARLYQAAQAQVRKLEQLNALKDEFLNTVSHELRSPMANIEMAIQMLELLLFPEQETDVKGDSVCHQPAIPDCCSSDLHHSDRCPSSVCDSTYHSTDRLPARYFVHALPHPASFQQSIRYFRMLQDECIRETKLINDLLDLSRLEAGTEPIVLTPINLQVWIPHVLEPFLERARCQAQRLQVEISDTVPLVSTDLRSLERILTELVHNACKYTPAGENIRVMVDYVSGQANAHSRADRPNATDFLLLRTASPLVTTSQLKLQVCNSGIEIPAADLPRIFDKFYRIPSPDLWQYGGTGLGLALVKRLAEHLGAKIWVNSSNNQVTFTLTLPLEPSIPSVEQTRSLDW, encoded by the coding sequence ATGGTACCGATCCGCAACCCCTATCTCAATGCCTTAATTGAAATTGAACGGCGGTTGTTGTTCTGTCAGAGTGCTCATGCTTGCTATACAGCGGTCATCGAGCGAGTTGGAGTGGCTTCTGGTGCGGCTCATGCCTGTTTGGTTGAGTTAAATTTTGCTGTCACTGATGCATCGGCGGCGGTATTCGTTCCAAGCCTACAAACAAACGCTCAACCATCTATCCAATCTGTACAGTTGGTGGCCACTTGGTCAGACACAAAAGTATCAGACACAGATATAACGGTTGCGGCGATCGATGGAGCAATGCTGCTAGCAGAACCAGAGTTGTCCCATTGGTTTATGCGGTTACAGCAAGGAGATGTGATTCAGCAGACCCATATCGAGGGTTCAGCAACCGAGCAGCAAGTATTGGACTCTTATGGTATCGGTGCGGTTCTGATAGTGCCGTTGATGGTACATCAGCAGGTGCAAGGGGCGATCGTCTTGATTCATCGTCATCCCCATAGGTGGGAAACCAGCGAACTGGACATATGGCAAGGTGTAGCCCTGATTTTGGCAGCCAAGTTAGAGCAATTGCAGAGTACATCATCGATGAATGGTTCTGTCCAGGCTCTATTGCCTCCCTTCGAACTGGAATCAGCCCTCTCGTCCCCGGCGCAACGCTGGGAAAAGCGGCTGAAGTTGGAAGCGTTGCTGCGACAAATCACCGATCGGGTACGCGCTAGTCTAGACGAAGCCCAAATCCTACAAGCAACTGCACAAGAACTAGCGATCGGTCTAAACACCTATAGCTGCCAAGTGGGGCAACTGGATTGGACGCAGGGCACGTCAACCATTGCCTATGAGTTTACTCCAGCGGGTAAGATGCCGACTGTACAAGGACTGGTCTTGGAGATGTCCGAACATCTCGACCTTTACTCCGAGCTTTTGCGAGGGCACTGTCTTCAATTCTGTTGGATTGTGTTACCTGTTCATCTCCGTTCGCTTAACCAACCCGTGGCAGTGCTGTGTTGCCCCATCATGCACAACGGCACAGCAATTGGCGAAATCTGGCTGTATAACCAAGCAGATACCTATTTTGACCCAGAAGTAATATGGTTAATTGAACAAGTTGCACACCAGTGTGCGATCGCCATTCCGCAAGCTCGTCTCTATCAAGCAGCCCAAGCCCAAGTTCGCAAATTAGAACAACTCAACGCTCTCAAAGATGAATTTTTGAATACCGTCTCCCATGAACTGCGATCGCCAATGGCAAACATTGAAATGGCGATTCAAATGCTCGAACTGTTGCTGTTTCCAGAGCAAGAAACTGACGTTAAGGGTGATTCAGTTTGCCATCAGCCAGCCATACCAGACTGCTGTTCTTCAGATCTTCACCACTCAGATCGTTGCCCATCGTCTGTTTGTGATTCTACCTACCATTCAACGGATCGCTTGCCAGCCCGTTATTTTGTCCATGCATTGCCACATCCTGCCTCGTTTCAGCAATCTATTCGCTACTTTCGTATGTTACAAGATGAGTGTATTCGGGAAACCAAGCTCATCAATGATTTATTAGATCTGTCTCGGTTAGAAGCTGGCACAGAGCCGATCGTTCTAACCCCGATTAACTTACAAGTCTGGATTCCCCATGTGCTTGAACCGTTTCTAGAACGGGCCCGCTGCCAAGCTCAACGGCTACAAGTCGAGATTTCAGACACTGTACCGTTAGTATCCACTGATCTGCGTAGCTTAGAGCGAATTCTCACGGAACTGGTGCACAACGCCTGTAAATATACTCCAGCCGGAGAAAATATTAGAGTTATGGTAGATTACGTTTCTGGTCAAGCCAATGCTCACTCACGAGCCGATCGACCCAACGCTACTGACTTTCTCCTGCTACGCACCGCTTCTCCGCTAGTAACAACTTCACAATTGAAGCTCCAGGTTTGCAACTCCGGAATTGAAATTCCTGCGGCTGACCTTCCACGAATTTTTGATAAATTTTATCGAATTCCCAGTCCCGATCTCTGGCAGTATGGAGGCACAGGACTGGGATTAGCCCTAGTAAAGCGATTGGCTGAGCATCTAGGCGCTAAGATCTGGGTAAACAGCAGCAATAATCAAGTCACCTTTACCCTGACGTTGCCGCTTGAGCCATCGATACCATCCGTTGAGCAAACTCGATCGCTGGACTGGTAG